TCTTTTTCTGCAGGGTCCTGGCCAAGATAGCTCTTCTAGTCTAGCTCACCCGGCCCAATCTTTcttataaattttcttaaatgtaactTCAACTCAACCAACTTCAAGGTCACCTGTGATTCTTTCTGTAGTCAATATTCCATCTGTTTGCACTGAAGCTTtattccttcaatgcctaattTTTATGAAACTGATGAGACTAAGTTTCTAGTCTCATAAGTCATCAAATCTAGTGTCATGAGCAGAGAGGTTGTTGAGATGTATGTGGCAAGGACAAAGGACAGCTCTTCAACAATTGCCCTTCCTGTTTTTCCTGTAGGAATCGTAACATCATTTACATGTTATATCGAAATGGGCCATGTGTGTGTAGCTGGCCTTTTTTTTCCTACCATGTACTTGTGTGTTCTGGAATCAGTCAGCtagaaaatatttaccaagtgTCTTAGGCTTTTTCACTGTAGTGTGCATTTAACGTACACAGTAAAGAATGAAGGCTGGCACTAAACTGTTAGCTAATCATCCGGTGTTCCATGTGAATGACAGAACACGGAATAAACCTGATGACACCACCACTTTATTTTGAGCTAAATCCTCATTTAAGTGAGAACAGGACAGGTTTCACCACTGCCTCCTTTGGCAACTTGAGTGGTGGTGTTCCCACCGAGTTTATGGCTGCAAAGATAGGTCTTTTCTCGTATTTATGTATAAACAGGTAccagttttgattttatttaatcatttcatacATTAACATACATGACACATCAAAATGAGAAATGCACAGTTTAACCGTTCAACAGCTGGCCTTACTTCAAAAGAACACTATATTCATATTAAACATTTACAGTCTTTCCATCTAACTTTACACATGTCCTAAATCATTTTCCAGCACTTCTCACATAGAAGTCTAGTTTTGCTCTTTAAAATCACCATCTGTATCACCCCTAGTAGACGCGAGGGTTTCCCCAATTACATGCTGAAGAGAGCCAGCCACCACCCCACCTAAAGACATCCAAGCAGCTCCAGAGCCTGCCTCCGAGGCCACCCCTTCGCCACGGCAGTCTCGATTCCAAGAACTGATTATCTGACACTAGTGAACCAGCACTAAAGGCTGTAGGATGTGACTACATCACAGTTCCAGAAGGAAGGGGGACCATGGCCAAGAGAAGCCCTAAATGACAGAAGCTCATTAAAACCAAGTCCCCCAAACCTCCTGAAACATCGTTAGCAAGGAGCTACTGCTTTCCTTTCTTAAACATGTTTTGGGCATGACCACACTCTGGAAGTGGTGAACTGTTACACAtttggtgtgtgtgtacataacATCAAAAACTACTGTGTGAAACTTGAGAATGTCTGATTAAAGATTTCAATGTATATCTAAAAACTAACTCAAATCGTTGACCAGCACTTTCCCAGTATCATAACAATGCGGCTGACCCTCTTCTGCCTTCACTTTACACCCCATCATAGCACATTATTTGTGCACAACTAGTGAGGTCTGTGCGGCTCATCATCCCCATAACCAAGTCGGTCTGTGTTGAGTCATATCATTCTGTGCTGGTTTTAGAAGTCACCATAGGAAACATGAAGTCACATCCTGGTCAAAAAACTGTCCATTtctcaaaaacagagaaaaacctgAGATACGAGGCAGCAACTAGCGACACTTACAGGAAGGGAAAGAACAATGACAACACccgcccagccccacccccaaaaaGCTGCTGTTGTGAATTAAGGCTTCAAAAGAGGACCCACATTGTAGCTGATAAAACTCAAGCCAGGAGGATGTTTGAAAGCCAATCTGCACTATCACTTGTTCCAGTGACCTCCTATGTTCAGCTGCCAGGACCGATTCCATACAGTGATTGTAGGTTGAGGACTGAGGACGCCCCTTTGCTCTCGCTccattttgatttgctttttccaCTGAAGACACGCCGGCCAGCGTTTCCAAAAACAGCTTGGCCATGGCTTTGCACTCTATTCACAACTGATCAAAACTCAATGGTCTTCTCAGCTTTCTCAACCGTTTTATTCTGAATATTCCTTCCTCACTAAAGCCTCTCTCAGCCCTACTAGTAAATGTGAAAGTCTGAGGCAATCATAGAAACATCAGCCCCATCGCATGCCGAGGGGATAAAAGCCACTAAGGAAACAGGTTTCCTGCTTCTCCTCAGCAATTTGTACCTTTCTTAATCTTCCCATAATTTACCTCCCTAGGAAGTTTCCTATAAAATTCTGCCATATTATTACATTTTACCAACTGTATCCATGCAGTGAAGCAGAAAGGGCAAAAACATCTGCTTTGGCTGAGAATTTGAAGGTGCTGCTGCTCTGCTACCAACCCAAATAAATTCACATTTGGCTTGAAACCAAGTTCATCTTTATTTAAAGGATTGACAATCCCATTTTAAACAATTCTTTGATTTACAAAGAGGGAGGTAGACTCGTTAGCCTCCCAACCTTAGCTTAAATCGTGATGTTGCCAGGTTCCTGGTGGTTCAGCTGAATCCTAGACAGTTTCCCTTCTCTTCATAaagctgagaagaaaaaaaaattatctccatcTAGGCCCACGGGAATTTTGTGCATAGACAGTTTGAATTGGTCTGAAAAGTGTGACTAGCTACCTACCTATTCACAATGCCTAGAAAATGGGCTACCAGATATGGTAGTGGTCAAAGCCCCGACTTTCCTGTCTGAGGTACTGGGTTTGCTCTAAGGTAGACCTTGGCAAGGCCCCTAATGGTCCGTCCAGCAGAGTGATGCTCGTGTCCCTCGGCTGTCAGGTGAGCGTGGGTTTGTGAATCAGCTTTGGATAGGATCATTTCTCTTGGATTTACCACTAGGCTCTGTCCCTAACAGGGTCTACCTACCTGACCCCCAAGCTGGCTCAGTCTCAGCGCTAAGGTGTACTATGGAAGGGTCCGGACAAAGACTAATATTTGAGATCTCTTAGTAGCACAACGTGAAAATGGTAGGGGATTTTGTCCTCCAACACCAAAGACACTTGCTTTTTTAAGAACAAGAGGATGTGTAATTCACTGAATAAAATGGTTTTCCTCCGTCTAGGGGGGATTCTAGCATCTGCCCTTCCATTTTTGTTGAGAGAAGTATTAGCTGATCTCTCAAATGCAGATGTTAAGAGAGTAACAACTGGGTTGATCCACCTGTTGCTTTTACACCATAGCTccattttccaaaaatatatatgtatgtacatatatatatttcagatttACAGGGAATTTTTttgtgaacaagaaaaaaaaattgtctatagAAGTCACAAGTGTCTTTCTTCTCAGGAGACCTCAATGATTTCCATGCTGCCCGAAAAGCTAGACTGACTGCCCACTTTCCCCAGCTCTTCCCGTGACCTGTTCTCTGACATGATGCTCTCTCCAAATTCCATTTGGCAGCTTCTGCGTTTAAACTGCTTTTCAAAGGGGCTCTCTTCATGCCAGCTCCGCCGCGAGTCAGCTCTGTCACTTGGCTTCTGCCGCCTGCGCACAGAATAGACTTGGTCTCCGCAAGTGGGCAGCTGGCTGCAGCTGTAGGCAGAGTAACTGGCACTGCCTCCGTAGATGGCTGAGGCAGAGTAGAAGTGTGAGGACTCTGTGGCAAAATACCAGCTGCTGGTCAGGGAAGGGGTAGAGGTCTGGGGGGCCAAGATATCCGAGTGCCAGCCCTTAAGGCCCAGGCCAGCAGACTTCGTGAGGTGCTGCTGGCTGGTGGAAAGGCCGAAAAGGAAGCTGGTGTGGTAATTGTCCTCCACGCTCCCACTTCGATGCAGTGGAGATAAAAGGGACCTCTGGGCGGTGCCACTGCTGCTGGTTCTGACCGAATGCAATCGCTTGCTCTGGCTGTCTGAAGGCCTGGCGGTCTGCAGCTTCTTGGGGATGCTGGCTTCCTCCTTATCAGGACTGGTTTCGGGAGTCTGCTCCGATAGTTCCTGAACAGGGGAGAACTGGCATAGCTTGTTGGTCCCATCCAGAGTAGTGGAAGGTTTGTAGTATTCCAAAGCATCTTCTGATGAGGAGAAGCCATGTAAGGATGCTGCCATGCTGGCTGAATATGAAACTGATTTGATATCCAGAGAGAAGGAACGCTTGAGCTTATTGCTGTCTTCCAGCCTGTCTGCGGACAGGTGCAGCCCACTGAGCGCCTGTACCAGCGGGCTGTCCTCTAACAGCGACGGCTGCACGCTGGGCACGCTGGGCACGCTGGCGGGATGCACGGGCCTTTGTCCTGCTGCCTCTGAGGTAGCAGAGTCGGCACAGGGTGGACTGAGGGGCGTCTCGCTTTTCTGTCCACCCTCTGAGACAGCAGGGACAGGTTCATTTGGCTTCTCCAGGTGCAGCAGCTTGAGTTTGCTCTTTGGCCCTGATGCTCCAGTCTGGTTCTTAATCTTCTTCTCATAGTCCAGGAGTTGGCCCAGAAAATTGAAGTTTGGAGATATAGTAggtcttttttctttcacaaatctgcagagagaggaaaaaacaaaaacccgaATTTTACAACTACACTTTATCTTAAGAatattaagtgaataaatgagaTAGGGAATTATCAGGCAGACCTCAAAAACTTTGGAAGATGATTGGTTTACAAGTTCGGGGAGATGCTTCAAGGTGGAGAATACAAAGGCCCTAGGCACTGGGGAAGCTTTGCACACATCCTGGAGTATGCCAGAAGAGGCAGCTGGGCCCCAAAGGCTCTAGTTTTTGTCTCCTTATTTTCAAAGGCCCAGGGCTCCCAATGCAGCTGATAAGAGATGGTATGGGGTTTTGTTGgtggtggtcttttttttttttaagagacagagacttgttctgtcgcccaggctggaatacagtggcatgatcatagctcactgcagcctcgaattcctgggcacgtgcagtcctcccacctcagcctcctgagtagctgggattacaggactacacgcttggctaattttaatttttaaagtttcttttgtagagaaagggtctcactgtgttgcccaggctggtcttgaacttctgggctcaagtgattctcccaccttggcctcccaaagtgctgggactacaggtgtgagccaccatgcctggccaagagatGATTATTTATTCACCACCAAGGAcacccctgacacacacacaccagtgctACCATCAAAAGTACAGTATAACAGCCACTCTCCTTCTTCAATTTCCAATGTCATCCCCTCTTAAAGTCACCAGTCACTTCTCAAGAcagttcacattttaaatttaatgacaAAAAGAAGATGGTATCAGATGATCAAAGTATCAAAGCAACACTTCTTTTTATAGTCAACATGACAGACTAACCAAGACAAAGTGGTCTCTGTGTGCTAAGCACTGTGCTTATGCACTGAATCATCATTTCATCCTCAGAACTACCCTTTATCAGGTGGGTGTCATTATCCCCATCATATAGCTCCACAGAATccttaagtgacttgcccaaaatcacacagctactAAATGATGGTGCTGGATTCAAAACCAGGCTGGTCAAATATCTGGGTCCATTTTTGTAACcactatgttaaaaaaaagattcatcaAAGGATCAAAACTAATACTAGATGGCTTTCATGTTTCATGGAGGAAATAAAGACTCAGAGATGACAGACCAATTCTTCAGCGGCCCCTGCACCTCATGGATACTTTTCAGGTGATGGAGGAGTAGAACTACACTGAAAATTTGCATTTGAATAaggaacaaggaaaaaaaaaacttggaaatcaAGTAACCTAAAGcaaattcacaaaaatagaaataactggCTCAAGAATAACAAGTATAAATGTAGGGTGCTCATAATGAGACTTCATAACGTGATAGAAGGGTGccttttcttctgatttctaCATGGAGCAGGAGGACCTCAGGGAGGTCTGAACGGCGGCATGAGAGCTCGTGCAGATGACCAGAGGACCCACGTCCTCCAGGCTGCTGACTTAACATGGGAAGCTGTTTGGGCAGctcatttctgttttccaaactttgcaatttgagaaaaaaaaaatccaactgt
This sequence is a window from Homo sapiens chromosome 12, GRCh38.p14 Primary Assembly. Protein-coding genes within it:
- the DUSP16 gene encoding dual specificity protein phosphatase 16 isoform X2, whose amino-acid sequence is MLPLSLQTVFSLYFWVNWRRASTLFTCLQELMQQNGIGYVLNASNTCPKPDFIPESHFLRVPVNDSFCEKILPWLDKSVDFIEKAKASNGCVLVHCLAGISRSATIAIAYIMKRMDMSLDEAYRFVKEKRPTISPNFNFLGQLLDYEKKIKNQTGASGPKSKLKLLHLEKPNEPVPAVSEGGQKSETPLSPPCADSATSEAAGQRPVHPASVPSVPSVQPSLLEDSPLVQALSGLHLSADRLEDSNKLKRSFSLDIKSVSYSASMAASLHGFSSSEDALEYYKPSTTLDGTNKLCQFSPVQELSEQTPETSPDKEEASIPKKLQTARPSDSQSKRLHSVRTSSSGTAQRSLLSPLHRSGSVEDNYHTSFLFGLSTSQQHLTKSAGLGLKGWHSDILAPQTSTPSLTSSWYFATESSHFYSASAIYGGSASYSAYSCSQLPTCGDQVYSVRRRQKPSDRADSRRSWHEESPFEKQFKRRSCQMEFGESIMSENRSREELGKVGSQSSFSGSMEIIEVS
- the DUSP16 gene encoding dual specificity protein phosphatase 16 isoform X1, with the translated sequence MAHEMIGTQIVTERLVALLESGTEKVLLIDSRPFVEYNTSHILEAININCSKLMKRRLQQDKVLITELIQHSAKHKVDIDCSQKVVVYDQSSQDVASLSSDCFLTVLLGKLEKSFNSVHLLAGGFAEFSRCFPGLCEGKSTLVPTCISQPCLPVANIGPTRILPNLYLGCQRDVLNKELMQQNGIGYVLNASNTCPKPDFIPESHFLRVPVNDSFCEKILPWLDKSVDFIEKAKASNGCVLVHCLAGISRSATIAIAYIMKRMDMSLDEAYRFVKEKRPTISPNFNFLGQLLDYEKKIKNQTGASGPKSKLKLLHLEKPNEPVPAVSEGGQKSETPLSPPCADSATSEAAGQRPVHPASVPSVPSVQPSLLEDSPLVQALSGLHLSADRLEDSNKLKRSFSLDIKSVSYSASMAASLHGFSSSEDALEYYKPSTTLDGTNKLCQFSPVQELSEQTPETSPDKEEASIPKKLQTARPSDSQSKRLHSVRTSSSGTAQRSLLSPLHRSGSVEDNYHTSFLFGLSTSQQHLTKSAGLGLKGWHSDILAPQTSTPSLTSSWYFATESSHFYSASAIYGGSASYSAYSCSQLPTCGDQVYSVRRRQKPSDRADSRRSWHEESPFEKQFKRRSCQMEFGESIMSENRSREELGKVGSQSSFSGSMEIIEVS